A single window of Rubripirellula lacrimiformis DNA harbors:
- a CDS encoding methyltransferase domain-containing protein translates to MTINPARDFYDRISHAYDLIADGGEHVARQRGLELLDVSEGESVLEIGFGTGHSLVSLADSVGTTGQVTGIDISSGMRDVSLKRLQESNCADRVKLIVAETPPLPLDDDTFDVVSMSFTLELFALENIPAVLAECKRVLKPGGRIGIVSMATVAEGDSKSTLERTYIWMHTHFPHIVDCQPIPLESMVEQAGLVIAKQERIDLFTMPVSIVVATA, encoded by the coding sequence ATGACCATCAACCCGGCCCGCGATTTCTATGACCGGATTAGTCACGCTTATGATTTGATCGCTGACGGTGGCGAACACGTTGCACGCCAACGTGGGCTAGAACTTCTGGATGTATCCGAAGGCGAATCGGTCCTGGAAATCGGATTTGGCACTGGCCATTCCCTGGTCAGTTTGGCTGATAGCGTCGGCACCACCGGCCAGGTAACCGGGATCGACATTTCATCGGGCATGCGCGACGTGTCCCTGAAACGTTTGCAAGAATCAAACTGTGCGGATCGCGTGAAACTGATCGTCGCCGAAACGCCTCCGTTGCCGCTGGACGACGATACCTTTGACGTAGTGTCGATGAGCTTCACATTGGAACTTTTTGCGTTGGAAAACATCCCCGCTGTCTTGGCCGAGTGCAAACGAGTTCTAAAGCCCGGTGGACGGATCGGCATCGTCAGCATGGCCACCGTCGCCGAGGGCGACTCGAAAAGCACTCTGGAACGCACCTACATCTGGATGCACACCCACTTTCCGCATATTGTCGATTGTCAACCGATCCCGCTGGAATCGATGGTCGAACAAGCCGGGTTGGTCATCGCCAAGCAGGAACGAATCGACTTGTTCACCATGCCTGTTTCGATCGTGGTTGCCACCGCTTAG
- a CDS encoding N,N-dimethylformamidase beta subunit family domain-containing protein: MLFFRRASLYQPLSILAAVVVCSTIGLVSSGSVMADQKLPDGLFVEGYTDQLSYVAGDEVVFHLSGTGAVSMQIDRLGADRKQVYQKDGIAVSPQAIPDRASSHGCQWPEAFRMTVPEDWKSGYYEVVLTTRDQGGRYVGRNQRTAVGSLFFVVRSKTPGTTSPILIQLATNTYNAYTNWGGHSLYGYHDRDGVQGHRVSFDRPIQSQFRNWELPFIQWAEKSGYELDYAVNSDLESRPDLLSKYRLVLSVGHDEYWSAPMRDHLESYIADGGNVAFFSGNTCCWQVRSEDDGRALTSHKQFYNMDPEFRTTDHRRLSTAWGHHLVGRPENQLTGVGFMWGGYHLSHGQFMDGSGAYEVHRPEHWVFEKTDRKQGDQIGGAETVVGYECDGCEMEWRDGLPFATGRDGTPASFTILGTCSARWHPGDSLWYDQFPSDRIGAAVMGMYTQGGTVFTAGSTDWAHGLRGKTPVIEQITRNLLDRLSQEPK, translated from the coding sequence ATGTTATTTTTTCGTCGGGCGTCGTTGTATCAACCGTTGTCGATTTTGGCCGCAGTGGTGGTGTGCAGCACGATTGGATTGGTTTCCAGCGGGTCGGTGATGGCCGATCAGAAGTTGCCCGATGGATTGTTCGTGGAAGGCTATACCGACCAGTTGAGCTACGTGGCGGGCGACGAGGTCGTCTTTCACCTTTCGGGCACCGGCGCGGTTTCAATGCAAATTGATCGTTTGGGCGCAGATCGTAAACAGGTTTACCAAAAAGACGGCATCGCGGTTTCGCCCCAGGCGATTCCCGATCGCGCATCGTCGCACGGATGTCAGTGGCCCGAAGCGTTTCGGATGACGGTCCCCGAGGATTGGAAGTCGGGCTACTACGAAGTTGTCTTGACGACGCGCGATCAAGGTGGCCGTTACGTCGGACGCAATCAACGAACCGCGGTGGGTTCGCTGTTCTTTGTCGTACGATCCAAGACACCGGGTACGACGTCTCCGATTCTGATTCAATTGGCGACCAACACTTACAACGCCTACACCAACTGGGGCGGGCACAGTCTGTATGGTTACCATGACCGCGACGGCGTCCAAGGACATCGCGTTTCCTTTGATCGCCCCATTCAATCCCAATTTCGAAACTGGGAACTGCCGTTTATTCAATGGGCGGAGAAGTCTGGCTACGAATTGGACTATGCGGTGAACAGCGATTTGGAATCACGCCCCGATCTGTTGTCCAAGTATCGATTGGTATTGAGCGTGGGACACGACGAATATTGGTCCGCACCGATGCGAGATCACTTGGAAAGTTATATCGCCGATGGTGGCAACGTTGCGTTTTTCAGTGGCAACACCTGTTGTTGGCAAGTTCGAAGCGAGGACGATGGCCGTGCCCTGACCAGTCATAAACAGTTCTACAACATGGACCCCGAATTTCGTACGACCGACCATCGTCGATTGAGCACGGCATGGGGACATCATCTGGTCGGACGTCCCGAAAACCAGTTGACGGGTGTTGGGTTCATGTGGGGCGGCTACCACCTTAGCCATGGCCAGTTCATGGACGGTTCAGGAGCCTACGAAGTGCATCGACCGGAACACTGGGTGTTCGAAAAGACCGATCGAAAGCAGGGTGACCAGATCGGTGGTGCAGAGACGGTCGTGGGGTACGAATGCGATGGCTGCGAAATGGAATGGCGGGATGGCTTGCCGTTTGCCACCGGACGTGATGGCACGCCGGCATCGTTCACGATTTTGGGAACCTGTTCGGCACGTTGGCATCCCGGAGATTCCCTGTGGTACGACCAGTTTCCATCGGACCGAATCGGGGCTGCCGTGATGGGCATGTACACACAGGGCGGAACCGTCTTTACCGCTGGATCCACCGACTGGGCGCATGGGCTGCGCGGCAAGACACCTGTGATTGAGCAAATCACTCGAAACCTGCTGGACCGTTTGTCCCAGGAACCGAAGTGA
- a CDS encoding PVC-type heme-binding CxxCH protein: protein MDPLLPSGYLRIHRRLTSALGCLNVQCMDAWLRSSQGCIVCRAFNHLLFFGYLMLRRFVPRLFLASACLAMPTVAAEEADHVLEPHSVAALTREDSFSKIEVADPFQIEMVAAEPLVMDPVDFDWGPDGRLWVVEMADYPIGINGDGKPGGRVRVLEDRDGDGKYDHSTLFADNLSTPSGVLVWRNGILVTACPDVLYLEDTTGDGVADHVEKLYSGFTEGNQQHRVNGLRWGLDNWVYLANGDSGGTVVSNRTGKSVNISGRDLRIRPDTGEIETQSGQTQFGRNCDSWGNWFGCNNPNPVFHYVLDEGYLSRNPHVVPPSVRRDIRVGDTKVFPIGPIISHCDPIHRPIGATPIFTSACGTIVYRDTLFGADYHGATFTSEPVYNIVHARKLVPHGVTFESIKMHADGQEFLRSADPFSRPAGLHVGPDGALYVADMVREVIEHPQWIADDLEAQLDLRSGSDLGRIYRVAPRQSPRRPFTRFDQMGAAELVQLLDSPSGWQRDLVQRMLLWRWQDIAADARAKVERAKVERAKVERGLRRLMSDSPNPLARLHALATLAGLQVVSAADLQRSLADSHPGIRRHAIRILGDQIAADKSTLGDQEWSGNGGGADWQAAIEALVADDDPMVQLQLAYTLGSFDDRWAADCLASVAAKAGDDVYLRAAVLSSIHSGNVRPVLSALLDAGRPDPQWLGTLAGIAIKLNVPSAAAVMLSKLESDIDSPDPVAAWQVLTAWYASLGSSAGDLDRQLDPASIVLLDRFHQSVHDAVLSGSTSTADRLLGMRLLGRRESQRTGDVQLLASFLSPQTPVQLQQAAVSTVAALNVNGVPGILTAGWSSHGPALRQQVLSELTSRPAWTLELLEMIGQGTISANSLSGSLRRQLSEHGDAKIRDRAIGILGTIDADRDKVVQAYQPSIDELVGGSADVDRGRLVFTAKCSACHRLEGLGTAIGPDLTALTNRSPEALLTAIIDPSRAVEAKYQQYQVLLDDGRAYAGVLTEETATSLKLITADGKSHSLLRNEIERLQGNAVSMMPVGLEKEIDSQQMADLLLYVQHQSSAK from the coding sequence ATGGACCCGCTGCTTCCGTCGGGATATTTGCGAATCCACCGCCGTCTGACCAGCGCGCTCGGATGCTTGAACGTTCAGTGCATGGACGCTTGGTTGAGATCCAGCCAAGGCTGCATCGTTTGTCGTGCTTTCAACCACCTGTTGTTCTTTGGATATCTGATGTTACGTCGATTTGTCCCGCGACTATTCCTGGCTTCGGCGTGCCTCGCGATGCCCACGGTCGCTGCGGAAGAAGCCGATCATGTGTTGGAACCGCACAGCGTTGCGGCGCTGACAAGAGAAGATTCGTTTTCAAAGATCGAGGTTGCCGATCCGTTTCAGATCGAAATGGTCGCCGCGGAGCCTCTGGTGATGGATCCGGTCGATTTCGATTGGGGGCCAGATGGTCGGTTGTGGGTCGTTGAAATGGCGGACTATCCGATCGGTATCAACGGGGATGGCAAGCCCGGTGGACGAGTGCGTGTGTTGGAGGATCGCGACGGGGATGGAAAGTACGACCATTCGACTCTGTTTGCTGACAACTTAAGCACGCCCAGCGGTGTGCTGGTTTGGCGAAACGGAATTTTGGTGACCGCTTGCCCAGATGTTCTGTACTTGGAGGACACGACGGGCGATGGCGTCGCCGATCATGTCGAAAAGTTGTATTCAGGATTCACCGAAGGCAACCAACAGCATCGTGTCAATGGACTTCGATGGGGCTTGGACAACTGGGTCTATCTTGCCAACGGAGATAGTGGCGGGACCGTTGTATCGAACCGAACCGGAAAGTCGGTCAACATCAGCGGTCGGGATTTGCGAATCCGACCCGATACGGGAGAGATTGAAACGCAATCAGGGCAAACCCAGTTCGGTCGCAATTGCGATAGCTGGGGCAATTGGTTTGGTTGCAATAACCCCAATCCGGTCTTCCACTATGTGTTGGACGAGGGCTATCTGTCGCGTAATCCGCACGTCGTTCCGCCGTCGGTGCGACGAGACATTCGGGTCGGAGACACAAAGGTCTTTCCGATCGGCCCGATCATCAGCCACTGCGATCCGATTCACCGACCGATTGGTGCAACACCGATCTTTACATCGGCGTGCGGAACGATCGTCTATCGCGACACGCTCTTTGGTGCTGACTACCATGGTGCCACGTTCACCAGCGAACCGGTCTACAACATCGTGCATGCACGTAAACTGGTGCCCCATGGGGTGACCTTCGAAAGCATCAAGATGCACGCAGACGGTCAGGAGTTTCTTCGTTCGGCGGATCCTTTCTCCCGACCTGCTGGCCTGCATGTGGGGCCCGATGGTGCACTGTATGTTGCCGATATGGTTCGCGAAGTGATCGAACATCCGCAGTGGATTGCGGACGATTTGGAGGCCCAGTTGGACCTGCGATCGGGATCTGATTTAGGTCGGATCTACCGAGTTGCTCCTCGGCAGAGTCCGCGGCGACCGTTCACACGATTCGATCAAATGGGCGCAGCCGAATTGGTGCAACTTTTGGATTCGCCCAGTGGATGGCAGCGGGATTTGGTTCAGCGAATGTTGCTATGGCGATGGCAAGACATCGCTGCCGATGCCCGAGCTAAGGTAGAGCGAGCTAAGGTAGAGCGAGCTAAGGTGGAGCGGGGACTACGACGCTTGATGTCGGACAGCCCAAACCCGCTGGCACGGTTGCATGCTTTGGCGACCCTGGCCGGGTTGCAGGTCGTTTCGGCGGCGGATCTGCAACGGTCGCTAGCGGATTCGCATCCAGGAATACGACGGCACGCGATCCGAATCCTTGGTGATCAGATCGCTGCCGACAAAAGCACGTTGGGCGACCAAGAATGGTCTGGCAACGGTGGCGGGGCCGATTGGCAGGCCGCGATCGAAGCATTGGTCGCTGACGATGATCCGATGGTTCAATTGCAGTTGGCATACACCTTGGGATCGTTCGATGATCGATGGGCGGCCGACTGCCTTGCATCCGTTGCAGCGAAGGCGGGTGACGACGTCTATCTACGAGCGGCCGTTCTCAGCAGCATTCATTCCGGCAACGTTCGTCCGGTGCTGTCCGCGTTGCTGGACGCAGGCCGACCTGATCCCCAATGGTTGGGGACACTGGCTGGGATCGCCATCAAGCTAAACGTGCCGAGTGCCGCCGCGGTCATGCTAAGCAAACTGGAATCCGATATCGATTCGCCGGATCCGGTCGCCGCATGGCAGGTTTTGACGGCTTGGTACGCATCGCTGGGGAGTTCGGCCGGCGATTTGGATCGTCAGCTTGATCCTGCATCGATCGTGTTGCTGGACCGTTTTCACCAATCGGTGCATGACGCCGTACTGTCGGGATCGACGTCGACTGCTGATCGATTGCTTGGCATGCGACTGTTGGGGAGACGTGAGTCGCAAAGAACCGGCGATGTCCAACTGTTGGCAAGTTTTCTATCGCCGCAAACACCGGTCCAGCTTCAACAAGCCGCTGTATCGACGGTGGCCGCATTGAACGTGAACGGTGTGCCCGGAATACTGACGGCCGGATGGAGTTCCCATGGGCCGGCGCTGCGACAGCAGGTTCTTTCCGAATTGACCAGTCGGCCTGCATGGACTTTGGAACTGCTAGAGATGATCGGACAGGGAACGATCTCTGCGAATTCGCTGAGCGGATCGTTACGTCGTCAACTATCCGAACACGGTGATGCCAAAATTCGCGACCGCGCGATTGGAATCTTGGGAACGATCGATGCGGATCGTGACAAGGTCGTCCAAGCCTACCAGCCATCCATCGACGAACTTGTCGGCGGTAGTGCGGATGTGGATCGCGGCCGCCTGGTGTTCACTGCGAAATGCTCTGCCTGTCACCGTTTGGAAGGGCTGGGCACTGCGATTGGACCCGATCTGACAGCTTTGACCAATCGTTCTCCCGAAGCTTTGCTAACGGCGATCATTGATCCCAGTCGGGCCGTCGAGGCCAAGTACCAGCAGTACCAAGTCTTGCTGGACGACGGGCGAGCGTACGCGGGTGTTTTGACCGAAGAAACCGCGACCAGTTTGAAATTGATCACCGCCGACGGCAAGAGTCATTCGTTGCTGCGAAACGAGATTGAACGGTTGCAGGGGAACGCCGTTTCCATGATGCCCGTTGGATTAGAGAAAGAAATTGACAGCCAACAGATGGCTGATTTGTTGTTGTACGTTCAACACCAATCATCCGCGAAGTGA
- a CDS encoding serine/threonine-protein kinase produces MAIGQERDIFADAVEIESLQQRSEFVASACGGDERLHAVVVDLLREHDRTDSPVDRPVLPGLVPTIIGIETGETDARHKIGTVVGPYKLMEKIGEGGFGLVFVADQQKPVRRRVALKIIKPGMETREVIARFEAERQAIAMMDHENIARVFDAGVTDAGQPYFVMELVRGVPLNEFCDNHRLDTQARLALFVSICNAVQHAHQKGIIHRDLKPSNVLVTLQDGRPIAKVIDFGIVKAIGGQSLTDKTIYTRLASMIGTPAYMSPEQAEMSNVDVDTRSDIYSLGVMLYELLAGSTPFTRERLNSVGFDELRQIIREEEPPRPSARFSTLGSKLATTVSAKRRLEPAKLTSLMKGDLDWIAMKALDKDRARRYPSAVAMAEDVQRFLMREPVEARPPSAAYRFSRFARRNKVALFTFGSVAAALLIGSVVSLWQARVAIDALQQARTAEAEATQSRDELELFTDRLKRANQLLTSGRAYAESGDWANAHDDYLTATRTQPRYFHVWMERGSLYGRLGLWDRAVADYTKALELGAPVNGAEFIGVPQLFLYTGNAAEQQRLSDDLFNSGDGGSWGTTLRGQLIGKTSKQDAALLARRAEKLVGSESVPPLERTRFRSRMPFGAKLYIAGWAHLKAGQFQQAVNRLEQGYEEDLNWGGHGIEFPLLAMAYHQMGESEKAIAALDQSKDQLDRWIEESLAKLQGTPPMPWFDWVEFLINHNEASLMVSGQIPDPDPRFAELKRLATEAIQ; encoded by the coding sequence ATGGCGATCGGACAGGAACGAGACATCTTTGCCGATGCGGTTGAAATCGAATCGCTTCAACAACGCTCGGAATTTGTGGCAAGTGCGTGTGGTGGTGACGAACGGCTGCACGCGGTGGTGGTGGATCTGCTGCGCGAACACGACCGTACCGACAGCCCCGTGGACCGCCCGGTGTTGCCCGGTCTGGTGCCGACGATCATTGGCATCGAAACTGGCGAAACCGATGCGCGTCACAAAATCGGTACCGTGGTCGGACCGTACAAGTTGATGGAGAAGATCGGCGAAGGTGGGTTTGGGTTGGTCTTCGTCGCCGACCAGCAGAAACCCGTCCGCCGTCGTGTGGCCCTGAAAATTATCAAGCCGGGGATGGAAACCCGCGAAGTGATCGCTCGATTCGAGGCCGAGCGTCAAGCGATCGCCATGATGGATCACGAGAACATTGCACGAGTCTTTGATGCGGGTGTGACCGATGCCGGCCAGCCCTATTTTGTGATGGAACTGGTCCGGGGAGTTCCGTTGAACGAATTCTGCGACAACCATCGCCTTGATACACAAGCCAGATTGGCGCTGTTTGTTTCGATCTGCAACGCGGTCCAGCACGCGCATCAAAAGGGCATCATTCACCGCGACCTAAAACCGTCCAACGTTTTGGTGACGCTGCAGGACGGCCGGCCGATCGCCAAAGTCATCGACTTTGGAATCGTGAAAGCGATCGGTGGGCAAAGCTTGACTGACAAAACCATCTACACACGGCTGGCATCCATGATCGGAACGCCGGCTTACATGAGTCCCGAACAGGCGGAGATGAGCAACGTTGACGTCGACACTCGCAGCGACATCTATTCGCTTGGCGTGATGCTGTACGAATTATTGGCGGGGTCGACACCGTTCACTCGCGAGCGATTGAATAGCGTCGGGTTCGATGAACTTCGTCAGATCATTCGCGAAGAGGAACCGCCGCGACCGAGTGCGAGGTTTAGCACGTTGGGAAGCAAATTGGCGACGACGGTGTCCGCGAAACGGCGACTGGAACCGGCCAAGCTCACTTCGCTGATGAAAGGCGATTTAGATTGGATTGCGATGAAGGCGTTGGACAAGGATCGCGCGCGGCGATACCCCAGTGCGGTCGCTATGGCAGAAGACGTCCAGCGGTTCTTGATGCGCGAGCCTGTGGAAGCACGCCCACCGTCGGCGGCCTACCGATTCTCGCGATTCGCTCGGCGGAACAAAGTTGCGTTGTTCACCTTTGGTTCCGTGGCTGCGGCATTGTTGATCGGCAGTGTCGTTAGTCTTTGGCAAGCAAGAGTGGCGATTGATGCCCTGCAGCAGGCTCGGACGGCCGAGGCTGAAGCGACCCAATCACGCGATGAATTGGAACTGTTTACCGACCGGCTAAAACGCGCAAACCAGTTGCTGACCTCTGGCCGAGCCTATGCCGAAAGTGGCGATTGGGCGAATGCGCATGATGACTATTTGACGGCGACGCGGACTCAGCCCAGGTACTTTCACGTCTGGATGGAACGTGGCTCGTTGTACGGCAGACTAGGTCTTTGGGACCGGGCGGTTGCCGACTACACCAAAGCATTGGAACTAGGCGCCCCGGTCAACGGTGCGGAATTCATTGGCGTTCCGCAATTGTTCCTGTACACCGGGAATGCGGCCGAGCAACAGCGGCTTTCCGATGATTTGTTCAATTCCGGTGACGGCGGGTCTTGGGGGACGACGCTGCGTGGTCAGTTGATTGGAAAGACTTCCAAACAGGACGCGGCACTGCTGGCTCGCCGCGCTGAAAAGTTGGTTGGCAGCGAATCGGTGCCGCCACTGGAACGAACGCGTTTCCGTTCGCGGATGCCCTTTGGGGCGAAGTTGTACATCGCGGGTTGGGCACATCTAAAAGCAGGTCAGTTTCAACAAGCGGTCAACCGTTTGGAACAAGGGTACGAAGAAGATCTGAATTGGGGTGGGCATGGGATCGAGTTTCCCTTGCTGGCCATGGCCTACCATCAGATGGGCGAGTCCGAAAAGGCGATCGCTGCGCTTGATCAATCGAAAGATCAGCTTGACCGATGGATCGAGGAATCCTTGGCGAAGTTGCAGGGAACACCGCCCATGCCTTGGTTCGATTGGGTCGAATTCTTAATCAATCACAACGAAGCATCCCTGATGGTCAGCGGACAGATTCCTGACCCGGATCCACGCTTTGCTGAACTGAAACGCTTGGCGACCGAAGCCATCCAATAG
- a CDS encoding sigma-70 family RNA polymerase sigma factor → MSEVTQILNQIDQGDASAASELLPLVYAELHKLATHRMKRETSDQTLQPTALVHEAYLRLVGNQSDEVIRWDSRGHFFAAAAEAMRRILVESARRRHSLKRGGQFAKYEITDDDAIISSGDAEDLLDLDAALTKLSDEEPDLAKLVELRYFAGLSVGETADALGVSSRTVKRNWSFARAWLGRQMHKDEESE, encoded by the coding sequence TTGAGCGAAGTGACTCAGATCCTGAACCAGATTGACCAGGGCGATGCGTCTGCGGCAAGCGAGCTTTTGCCTTTGGTCTATGCCGAGCTGCACAAACTTGCGACGCATCGCATGAAACGCGAGACGTCGGATCAAACACTGCAGCCGACTGCGTTGGTCCACGAAGCCTATCTGCGGTTGGTGGGCAACCAGAGTGACGAAGTGATCCGCTGGGACAGCCGTGGTCACTTTTTCGCTGCGGCAGCCGAGGCGATGCGTCGTATCTTGGTCGAAAGCGCTCGCCGACGGCATAGCTTGAAACGTGGTGGCCAATTCGCCAAATATGAGATCACCGACGACGATGCGATCATCAGCAGCGGCGATGCCGAGGATCTGTTGGACCTGGACGCGGCGCTGACCAAGCTGTCCGACGAAGAACCCGACCTGGCAAAGCTGGTCGAGCTCCGGTACTTCGCAGGGCTTAGCGTGGGCGAAACGGCCGATGCGTTAGGCGTATCCTCCCGCACGGTGAAACGGAACTGGTCGTTCGCCAGAGCGTGGTTGGGACGCCAAATGCACAAGGACGAGGAATCGGAATAG
- a CDS encoding MFS transporter, which translates to MDGKLRSLKDIRSNRNAVRALFMTNGILFASWATRLPRLEERFELSHHELGMVLVVIALGAVMSMPPAGYLIARLGSRIVCQVSVLAYLASFIAIAFAPNVATACVLLFAFGAAHGTLDIAMNSQASEIETLMAKPMMSSFHALWSVGSLLGAVTGVAATAAGMSVPVHFGLIALLISVWMVYALPRLLIAPPSPVSSASSQANESACESGSPAKQPSPSTEPLVQQWDAVSPPATRSNVRVLLLGVTAFCVMLGEGAIADWSAIFLRSGLNTTETMAAMGYATFAITMTIGRFAGDWLSSRYSAGTMVRASSVLALVGLLLLITSSSTLPAIIGFACVGLGFSTIIPTVFSEAGKLPGYRPGVALAAVSTIGYFGFLLGPPSIGFAAHAFNLHVALSLLVVTTGVSIFTAGAFMTNDSMPKCESAGQPCRKSLQS; encoded by the coding sequence ATGGATGGAAAATTGAGATCTTTGAAGGACATTCGTTCCAACCGCAATGCGGTCCGCGCTCTGTTCATGACGAATGGGATTCTGTTTGCATCCTGGGCAACGCGACTGCCGCGGCTGGAAGAGCGTTTTGAGCTAAGCCATCACGAGCTCGGGATGGTTTTGGTGGTGATCGCGTTGGGTGCGGTGATGTCGATGCCGCCGGCCGGGTATCTGATCGCTCGACTGGGCAGTCGAATCGTTTGCCAGGTGAGCGTGTTGGCCTATCTGGCAAGCTTTATCGCGATTGCGTTTGCCCCGAATGTTGCGACCGCTTGTGTTTTGCTGTTTGCATTCGGCGCCGCACACGGAACGCTTGATATCGCGATGAACTCGCAGGCATCCGAGATCGAGACATTGATGGCGAAGCCGATGATGTCGTCGTTCCATGCGTTGTGGAGCGTGGGGAGCCTATTGGGCGCAGTGACGGGGGTGGCTGCGACGGCGGCCGGGATGTCGGTTCCCGTTCACTTCGGTTTGATTGCCTTATTGATTTCCGTTTGGATGGTGTATGCGTTGCCGCGATTGTTGATCGCCCCACCATCTCCGGTTTCCAGTGCTTCATCCCAAGCAAACGAATCAGCCTGCGAGTCAGGATCACCGGCCAAGCAGCCTTCACCATCGACGGAACCGCTGGTACAGCAATGGGACGCCGTTTCACCGCCGGCTACACGGTCCAATGTCAGAGTGCTGCTGCTGGGCGTGACAGCCTTCTGCGTCATGTTGGGCGAAGGAGCCATCGCGGATTGGAGTGCCATCTTTTTACGTAGCGGATTGAACACAACGGAAACCATGGCTGCGATGGGATACGCCACCTTTGCGATCACGATGACGATCGGTCGGTTTGCGGGGGACTGGTTGTCGTCACGTTACAGCGCAGGGACGATGGTTCGCGCCAGTTCGGTACTCGCACTGGTGGGGCTGCTGCTGTTGATCACTTCGTCCAGCACGCTACCCGCGATCATCGGTTTTGCCTGTGTCGGTTTGGGATTTTCAACGATCATCCCGACTGTGTTCAGCGAGGCGGGAAAGTTGCCCGGTTATCGGCCCGGCGTCGCGTTGGCGGCGGTCAGCACAATCGGCTACTTCGGGTTTTTGCTTGGCCCGCCATCGATTGGGTTTGCGGCACACGCGTTCAATTTGCACGTTGCGTTATCGCTGTTGGTGGTAACAACCGGCGTGTCGATCTTCACCGCGGGTGCGTTCATGACCAACGACTCGATGCCAAAATGTGAATCGGCCGGTCAGCCCTGTCGGAAGTCTCTGCAAAGCTGA
- a CDS encoding DUF4198 domain-containing protein has product MLRFLLSTLLIATFAAPSYAHKVWLRPSQTVLSGAEPWVTVDAAVSNDLFYFNHFPLKLDGLTITAPDGNPVEGQNQSVGKYRSVFDLPLTQQGTYRIAVVNHGVFASYEHGGKRQRFRGSAASLSESIPQNATNVSVTESLGRVETFVTNGAPTSEALKPTGKGVELVCLSHPNDLYSGEETKFRFLVNGEPKKGLPIELIRGETRYRNAQDERTLTTDANGEFSVTWNEPGMYWLETSTQDSDTEIPQAETRRLSYTATLEVLPQ; this is encoded by the coding sequence ATGTTACGTTTCTTGCTTTCCACGCTGCTGATCGCCACGTTCGCAGCCCCTAGTTATGCCCACAAAGTTTGGCTGCGTCCGTCCCAGACGGTGCTTTCCGGTGCAGAGCCGTGGGTGACTGTTGATGCCGCGGTATCGAACGACCTGTTTTACTTCAACCATTTCCCGCTGAAACTTGATGGACTGACCATCACAGCGCCCGATGGCAATCCAGTCGAGGGCCAGAACCAATCGGTTGGCAAATATCGCAGCGTCTTTGACTTGCCCTTAACCCAGCAGGGCACCTATCGCATCGCGGTCGTCAATCACGGCGTGTTCGCAAGCTATGAACATGGCGGCAAACGTCAGCGGTTCCGCGGCAGTGCAGCGTCGCTAAGCGAATCGATTCCCCAAAACGCGACCAACGTTAGCGTGACGGAAAGCCTCGGACGCGTCGAAACGTTCGTGACCAACGGGGCTCCCACCAGCGAAGCGTTGAAGCCGACTGGCAAAGGCGTCGAACTGGTCTGCCTTAGCCACCCGAATGATCTGTACTCCGGCGAGGAAACAAAGTTTCGCTTCTTGGTCAACGGAGAACCCAAGAAGGGGTTGCCGATTGAACTGATCCGTGGCGAAACTCGCTACCGTAACGCTCAGGACGAACGAACCCTGACCACCGATGCCAACGGTGAATTCTCCGTCACCTGGAACGAACCGGGCATGTATTGGCTTGAAACCAGTACCCAAGATAGCGACACCGAAATTCCACAAGCCGAGACTCGTCGGCTCAGCTACACGGCGACATTGGAAGTTCTGCCCCAGTAG
- a CDS encoding DUF2271 domain-containing protein: MKHIFLTLLLVIGVGTVGAGQPDAAKLEVSLEIPRLSVSEYHRPYIAVWIQDKDRNVVANLAAWYQLTGSREGEGTKWLPDLRQWWRRSGRSLELPVDGVSGATRPVGKHVLKFADDDKRLTQLKPGKYELYVEAAREVGGRELVHIEFTWPTEQPFFETATGDSELGEVSLAIRK; this comes from the coding sequence ATGAAACATATTTTTCTTACCTTGCTGTTGGTCATCGGTGTTGGCACCGTGGGTGCCGGACAGCCCGATGCAGCGAAGCTTGAAGTTTCGCTGGAAATCCCGCGACTTAGCGTGTCCGAATACCACCGGCCCTACATCGCGGTTTGGATTCAGGACAAAGACCGCAACGTCGTTGCGAACCTTGCCGCGTGGTACCAACTGACCGGCAGCCGCGAAGGCGAGGGCACAAAATGGTTGCCCGATCTTCGTCAGTGGTGGCGCCGGTCGGGGCGAAGTTTGGAACTTCCTGTTGATGGTGTGTCGGGGGCGACGCGTCCGGTCGGGAAGCATGTTCTGAAGTTTGCCGACGACGACAAACGCCTGACTCAATTGAAACCGGGCAAATACGAACTGTACGTCGAAGCGGCTCGCGAGGTCGGTGGTCGTGAACTCGTGCATATCGAATTCACGTGGCCGACCGAGCAACCCTTCTTCGAGACCGCGACAGGCGACAGCGAGCTTGGCGAAGTATCACTGGCCATCAGAAAATAG